The proteins below come from a single Streptomyces sp. MRC013 genomic window:
- a CDS encoding cytidine deaminase — protein sequence MTAAPEPPFDWGALHAAARDAMSRAYAPYSGYPVGAAAVVDDGRTVTGCNVENASYGLGLCAECGLVSQLQATGGGRLTHFVCVDGRGETLVPCGRCRQLLFEFGGGELLLDTPDGVRTLDEMLPQAFGPGHLA from the coding sequence GTGACCGCCGCCCCGGAGCCGCCCTTCGACTGGGGCGCCCTGCACGCCGCGGCGCGGGACGCCATGTCCCGCGCGTACGCGCCGTACTCGGGCTACCCGGTCGGAGCTGCGGCGGTCGTCGACGACGGCCGCACGGTCACCGGCTGCAACGTGGAGAACGCCTCGTACGGCCTCGGCCTGTGCGCCGAGTGCGGGCTCGTCTCCCAGCTCCAGGCCACCGGCGGCGGCCGGCTCACGCACTTCGTGTGCGTGGACGGCCGCGGCGAGACGCTCGTGCCCTGCGGGCGCTGCCGGCAGCTCCTGTTCGAGTTCGGCGGCGGCGAGCTGCTGCTGGACACCCCGGACGGCGTGCGGACGCTCGACGAGATGCTGCCGCAGGCGTTCGGCCCCGGCCACCTCGCCTAG
- a CDS encoding PspC domain-containing protein, with amino-acid sequence MAALARPRDGRVIAGVCAALARRFGTSATTMRVIFAVSCLLPGPQFLLYLALWMLLPTEKTATPAW; translated from the coding sequence ATGGCCGCACTTGCCCGCCCTCGCGACGGACGCGTGATCGCCGGAGTATGCGCGGCGCTGGCACGGCGCTTCGGCACCTCGGCGACCACGATGCGTGTGATCTTCGCCGTGTCGTGTCTGCTGCCGGGTCCGCAGTTCCTGCTGTACCTGGCGCTGTGGATGCTGCTGCCGACGGAGAAGACCGCGACCCCGGCCTGGTAG
- a CDS encoding MFS transporter translates to MSPASTGASAAAADADTRLAPGRPGHRRMSLALLAAGVAAFALLYSTQALLPAVSADFAVSASAASWTVSAATGALALCVLPLSALSERLGRRAVMTGSLVTAVAVGLLVPFAPTLEWLISLRAVQGAALAGLPASAMAYLAEEVRPKALVAAVGLFVAGNSVGGMCGRVVTGWAAQLWGWRAGLAAVGLTAAACVVAYRLLLPAARHFTPSSPEPRAVARTVRAHLSDPLLLRLYAIGALFMTVFGAVYTVIGYRLTEAPFSLPQGVAGSVFLVYLVGTASSAAAGGLVGRAGRRGALYLAAAVTAAGLLLSSAGSLAAVLAGLVLVTAGFFAGHAVASSSVSRTAATGRAQASALYQSAYYLGGSAGGTLGAAAYHAGGWPGTVLLGLAAVLGVVSLTLYGTHSARAARRRGPEGRGGAAGAGRRTPVVAAGGPR, encoded by the coding sequence ATGTCTCCCGCCAGTACCGGGGCGTCCGCGGCAGCCGCGGACGCCGACACCCGCCTCGCCCCCGGCCGTCCCGGCCACCGCCGGATGAGCCTCGCCCTCCTCGCCGCCGGCGTCGCGGCGTTCGCCCTCCTCTACTCGACCCAGGCCCTGCTCCCGGCCGTCTCCGCCGATTTCGCGGTGAGCGCGTCGGCCGCCAGCTGGACCGTCTCCGCCGCGACCGGCGCGCTCGCGCTGTGCGTGCTGCCGCTGAGCGCCCTGTCGGAGCGGCTGGGACGGCGGGCCGTGATGACCGGTTCGCTGGTGACGGCCGTCGCCGTGGGCCTGCTGGTGCCGTTCGCGCCGACCCTGGAGTGGCTGATCTCGCTGCGCGCCGTGCAGGGCGCGGCGCTGGCCGGGCTGCCGGCGTCGGCGATGGCGTACCTGGCGGAGGAGGTGCGGCCGAAGGCCCTGGTCGCGGCGGTCGGGCTGTTCGTCGCGGGCAACAGCGTCGGCGGGATGTGCGGCCGCGTCGTGACCGGGTGGGCCGCGCAGCTGTGGGGCTGGCGGGCGGGACTCGCCGCCGTGGGGCTGACGGCGGCGGCGTGCGTCGTGGCGTACCGGCTGCTGCTGCCGGCCGCGCGGCACTTCACGCCCTCGTCGCCGGAGCCGCGCGCGGTGGCGCGGACGGTGCGCGCGCACCTGTCGGATCCGCTGCTGCTGCGGCTGTACGCGATCGGCGCGCTGTTCATGACGGTCTTCGGCGCCGTGTACACGGTGATCGGCTACCGGCTGACGGAGGCGCCGTTCTCGCTGCCGCAGGGGGTCGCCGGATCGGTGTTCCTCGTGTACCTGGTCGGTACGGCGTCGTCCGCCGCGGCCGGCGGGCTGGTCGGGCGCGCCGGGCGGCGCGGGGCGCTGTACCTGGCGGCGGCCGTGACGGCGGCCGGGCTGCTGCTGTCGTCGGCCGGTTCGCTGGCCGCCGTGCTGGCGGGACTGGTCCTCGTCACGGCGGGCTTCTTCGCCGGCCACGCGGTCGCCTCGTCGTCGGTGAGCCGGACGGCGGCCACCGGACGGGCGCAGGCGTCGGCGCTGTACCAGTCGGCGTACTACCTCGGCGGCAGCGCGGGCGGCACGCTCGGCGCTGCCGCCTACCACGCGGGCGGCTGGCCGGGCACGGTCCTGCTGGGCCTGGCCGCCGTCCTCGGCGTCGTCTCCCTCACCCTGTACGGCACGCACAGCGCCCGCGCGGCACGGCGGCGCGGGCCGGAGGGGCGGGGCGGCGCCGCCGGCGCGGGGCGGCGGACGCCGGTCGTCGCGGCGGGCGGACCCCGCTGA
- a CDS encoding D-2-hydroxyacid dehydrogenase family protein, producing the protein MRLRCAVLDDFQAIATSVADWSPVQDRVEVVGFTEHFATEDELASALADFDMAVTLRERVPFPASLLDRLPRLKLLVASGMRNSAIDHAAAARNGVTVCGTESSPTPPVELTWALLLGLARGIVTENEALRSNGPWQSTVGADLHGRRLGLLGLGKIGSRVARVGLAFGMEVAAWSENLTEERADEVGVRLASSKEELLRESDFVSVHLVLGERTRGLVGAPELALLKPTAYLVNTSRSAVVDQEALLAALHEGRIAGAGVDVFDVEPLPADHPVRTAPRLLATPHLGYVSRNNYRTYYGQAVEDIEAYLAGSPVRLLN; encoded by the coding sequence ATGCGGCTTCGATGCGCTGTGCTCGACGACTTCCAGGCCATCGCCACCAGCGTGGCCGACTGGAGCCCCGTCCAGGACCGGGTGGAGGTGGTCGGCTTCACCGAGCACTTCGCCACGGAGGACGAACTGGCCTCCGCCCTCGCCGACTTCGACATGGCGGTGACCCTGCGCGAGCGCGTCCCCTTCCCCGCCTCCCTGCTCGACCGGCTGCCCCGGCTGAAGCTGCTCGTCGCGTCCGGCATGCGCAACTCGGCCATCGACCACGCCGCCGCCGCACGCAACGGCGTGACGGTCTGCGGCACCGAGAGCTCCCCGACCCCGCCGGTCGAGCTGACCTGGGCCCTGCTCCTCGGCCTCGCCCGGGGGATCGTCACCGAGAACGAGGCCCTGCGCTCGAACGGCCCCTGGCAGTCCACGGTCGGCGCCGACCTGCACGGCCGTCGCCTGGGCCTGCTCGGCCTGGGGAAGATCGGCAGCCGGGTCGCCCGGGTGGGCCTCGCCTTCGGCATGGAGGTGGCGGCCTGGAGCGAGAACCTCACCGAGGAGCGCGCGGACGAGGTCGGCGTCCGCCTGGCCTCCTCGAAGGAGGAACTGCTGCGCGAGAGCGACTTCGTCTCGGTCCACCTCGTGCTCGGCGAGCGGACCCGCGGCCTGGTGGGCGCCCCCGAGCTGGCCCTGCTCAAGCCCACCGCGTACCTGGTCAACACCTCCCGCTCGGCCGTCGTCGACCAGGAGGCCCTGCTCGCCGCGCTGCACGAGGGCCGGATCGCCGGGGCGGGCGTCGACGTCTTCGACGTCGAGCCGCTGCCCGCGGACCACCCGGTGCGCACCGCGCCCCGGCTCCTGGCCACCCCGCACCTCGGCTACGTCTCGCGGAACAACTACCGCACCTACTACGGGCAGGCCGTCGAGGACATCGAGGCGTACCTGGCCGGCAGCCCGGTGCGCCTCCTCAACTGA
- a CDS encoding STAS domain-containing protein has protein sequence MKDTDPVVLRVGGPIGPADAPRLCGELAALLDGAAPGAAVVVDAAPLAHPGLAAVDALARLQLAARRRGHPLTVRNAGPGLRALLALTGLTDRLLGPPGGPGGRTAGTTGPRPGTT, from the coding sequence GTGAAGGACACGGATCCGGTCGTCCTGCGCGTCGGCGGGCCGATCGGGCCCGCCGACGCGCCGCGCCTCTGCGGTGAGCTGGCCGCGCTCCTCGACGGCGCCGCCCCGGGCGCGGCGGTCGTCGTCGACGCGGCCCCGCTCGCGCACCCGGGCCTGGCCGCCGTCGACGCGCTCGCCCGGCTGCAGCTGGCCGCCCGCCGCCGGGGCCACCCGCTCACCGTGCGGAACGCGGGACCCGGCCTGCGGGCCCTGCTGGCGCTCACCGGACTCACCGACCGGCTGCTCGGGCCTCCAGGCGGTCCGGGAGGCCGAACAGCGGGAACCACCGGTCCACGTCCAGGAACGACGTGA
- a CDS encoding LysR family transcriptional regulator — protein MTHEYRSRPRPSPAGNEEETGLLLAPRLAYFAAVARHEHVTRAARETGVPQSTLSRAVARLEADLGVTLFARKGRTLSLTPAGRTFLASVERALGDVERAAEAVRADVHPTAGRVAFGFLHTMGSETVPGLLRAFRVDHPRVRFTLVQNYGEAMIERLRAGELDLCLTSPVPDAPDLAARRLDEQRLRLVVPDDHRLAGRRRVRLAEAADEAFVTLEPGYGLRRITDDLCAEAGFRPRVAFEGEEAETLRGLVAAGLGVALLPPPAVPRPGVVELAVTAPRAVREIGVAWQAGRPDTPPVAAFKKFLLSRRGRLLGVSGQ, from the coding sequence ATGACGCATGAGTACAGGTCGCGGCCCCGGCCGTCGCCGGCCGGCAACGAGGAGGAGACCGGACTGCTGCTCGCCCCCCGTCTGGCGTACTTCGCGGCCGTCGCCCGCCACGAGCACGTGACCAGGGCCGCGCGGGAGACCGGCGTCCCCCAGTCGACGCTGTCGCGGGCCGTGGCGCGCCTGGAGGCGGACCTGGGCGTCACGTTGTTCGCGCGCAAGGGCCGGACCCTGTCGCTGACCCCGGCGGGCCGGACGTTCCTGGCGTCCGTGGAGCGGGCGCTCGGCGACGTGGAGCGGGCCGCCGAGGCCGTGCGCGCCGACGTGCACCCGACGGCCGGGCGCGTCGCGTTCGGCTTCCTGCACACGATGGGTTCGGAGACCGTGCCCGGCCTGCTGCGGGCGTTCCGCGTCGACCACCCCAGGGTCCGCTTCACCCTCGTCCAGAACTACGGCGAGGCCATGATCGAGCGGCTCCGGGCGGGCGAGCTCGACCTGTGCCTGACCTCGCCGGTGCCCGACGCCCCCGACCTGGCCGCCCGCCGCCTCGACGAGCAGCGGCTGCGGCTCGTCGTGCCGGACGACCACCGGCTGGCCGGCCGCAGGCGCGTCCGGCTCGCGGAGGCGGCCGACGAGGCCTTCGTGACCCTGGAGCCGGGGTACGGGCTGCGCCGCATCACCGACGACCTGTGCGCCGAGGCGGGGTTCCGGCCGCGCGTCGCGTTCGAGGGCGAGGAGGCGGAGACGCTGCGCGGGCTGGTCGCGGCCGGCCTGGGCGTCGCCCTGCTGCCACCGCCCGCGGTGCCCCGGCCCGGTGTCGTCGAACTGGCGGTGACGGCGCCGCGCGCGGTCCGCGAGATCGGCGTCGCCTGGCAGGCGGGCCGCCCGGACACGCCCCCGGTGGCGGCGTTCAAGAAGTTCCTGCTGTCCCGCCGCGGCAGGCTGCTGGGCGTCTCGGGGCAGTAG
- a CDS encoding ABC transporter permease — protein MSESTSTVTPTATAPRKGGGRRRPSPPVTLLIVAAGLALFSLVRLVSGADDLTSVGQVSGALQLAVPIGLAGLGGLWAERAGVVNIGLEGMMVLGTWFGAWAGYQWGPWAGVVLGLVGGALGGLLHAVMTVTFNVNHIVSGVAINILALGATQYLSNFTFAEAPGGSSKQSPPVGAIDRITVPGLSEWLGDLQARHWFLVSDLAGVVGGLVTNLSLLTVVALLLVPATWWILWRTGFGLRLRSCGENPVAAESLGVNVYKYKYIAVLVSGALAGLGGAFLAIVSTGLYQEGQTGGRGFIGLAAMIFGNWMPGGLALGAGLFGFTDSLKLRGGAENVHAMLLLLAILLVVAVVWTLYRRKYAAAAVSAVASAVLFAWHAMTETLPSQFVDAAPYVTTLLVLALSAQRLRMPKADGLPYRKGQGG, from the coding sequence ATGAGCGAGTCCACGAGCACTGTTACCCCCACGGCGACCGCGCCGCGGAAGGGCGGCGGGCGCCGCAGGCCGTCCCCGCCCGTCACCCTGCTGATCGTCGCGGCCGGCCTGGCGCTGTTCTCGCTGGTCCGCCTCGTCAGCGGCGCCGACGACCTGACCTCGGTCGGCCAGGTGTCCGGCGCCCTCCAGCTGGCCGTGCCGATCGGGCTGGCCGGCCTCGGCGGCCTGTGGGCCGAGCGGGCCGGCGTCGTCAACATCGGCCTGGAGGGCATGATGGTCCTCGGCACCTGGTTCGGTGCCTGGGCCGGCTACCAGTGGGGCCCCTGGGCCGGTGTCGTCCTCGGCCTCGTCGGCGGCGCGCTCGGCGGCCTGCTGCACGCGGTCATGACGGTCACCTTCAACGTCAACCACATCGTCTCCGGCGTGGCGATCAACATCCTGGCCCTCGGAGCCACCCAGTACCTGTCGAACTTCACGTTCGCCGAGGCCCCCGGCGGCTCCTCCAAGCAGTCCCCGCCCGTCGGGGCGATCGACCGCATCACCGTCCCCGGGCTGTCGGAGTGGCTCGGCGACCTCCAGGCCAGGCACTGGTTCCTCGTCTCCGACCTGGCCGGCGTCGTCGGCGGCCTGGTCACCAACCTGTCGCTGCTGACCGTGGTCGCGCTGCTGCTGGTCCCCGCCACCTGGTGGATCCTGTGGCGGACCGGCTTCGGCCTGCGGCTGCGCTCCTGCGGCGAGAACCCGGTCGCCGCCGAGTCCCTGGGCGTCAACGTCTACAAGTACAAGTACATCGCCGTCCTCGTCTCCGGCGCCCTCGCGGGCCTCGGCGGCGCGTTCCTGGCGATCGTGTCGACCGGCCTCTACCAGGAGGGCCAGACCGGGGGCCGCGGCTTCATCGGCCTCGCGGCGATGATCTTCGGCAACTGGATGCCGGGCGGCCTCGCCCTCGGCGCCGGCCTGTTCGGCTTCACCGACAGCCTCAAGCTGCGCGGCGGCGCCGAGAACGTCCACGCGATGCTGCTCCTGCTGGCGATCCTGCTGGTCGTCGCGGTGGTCTGGACGCTGTACCGGAGGAAGTACGCGGCCGCCGCCGTCTCCGCCGTCGCCTCCGCCGTCCTCTTCGCCTGGCACGCGATGACCGAGACGCTGCCCAGCCAGTTCGTCGACGCCGCTCCGTACGTCACGACGCTGCTCGTACTGGCCCTGTCCGCGCAGCGGCTGCGGATGCCCAAGGCCGACGGCCTGCCGTACCGGAAGGGCCAGGGCGGGTGA
- a CDS encoding ABC transporter permease, with amino-acid sequence MKKSDKVLLGIAGPVLALAVAFVLTTLVLLASGLDPVEPYTLMIQEAEYPDIQVLILNQTGTYYLAALAVAVGFRMNLFNIGVDGQYRLAAMLAAVVGAAVELPGPLHVLLIVLVAVLVGAFWAGVAGFLKTTRGVSEVVSTIMLNAIATSLIAWLILPANLGEQPPGSNDLTTGEIAGSGWMTGLAVEGGNVYGFTFVAFALGAVYWFVLNRTRFGFDLRATGASESAAQASGVDARRMVLTAMLISGGVAGLTGLPLLLGQTHTYSLAFPAGVGFTGITIALLGRNHPVGLFFAALLVSFLEKASASLDQYGYPKEITTIMKGLIVIAVVVSYELVRQYGLRRQQRKVGEELAAQARENKEDVAA; translated from the coding sequence ATGAAGAAGTCCGACAAGGTGCTGCTGGGCATCGCGGGCCCGGTGCTCGCCCTGGCCGTGGCCTTCGTCCTCACCACGCTCGTCCTGCTCGCCTCGGGCCTCGACCCGGTCGAGCCCTACACCCTGATGATCCAGGAGGCGGAGTACCCGGACATCCAGGTCCTCATCCTCAACCAGACGGGCACGTACTACCTGGCGGCCCTGGCCGTCGCCGTCGGCTTCCGGATGAACCTGTTCAACATCGGTGTCGACGGCCAGTACCGCCTCGCGGCGATGCTCGCCGCGGTGGTCGGCGCCGCCGTGGAGCTGCCCGGTCCCCTCCACGTCCTGCTGATCGTGCTCGTCGCGGTCCTCGTGGGCGCCTTCTGGGCCGGCGTCGCCGGCTTCCTCAAGACGACCCGCGGCGTCAGCGAGGTCGTCTCGACGATCATGCTGAACGCCATCGCGACCAGTCTGATCGCCTGGCTGATCCTGCCCGCCAACCTCGGCGAGCAGCCGCCCGGCTCCAACGACCTCACCACCGGCGAGATCGCCGGGTCCGGCTGGATGACCGGCCTGGCCGTCGAGGGCGGCAACGTCTACGGCTTCACCTTCGTCGCCTTCGCCCTCGGCGCCGTCTACTGGTTCGTCCTCAACCGCACCCGGTTCGGCTTCGACCTGCGCGCCACCGGCGCCAGCGAGTCCGCCGCCCAGGCGAGCGGCGTCGACGCCAGGAGGATGGTCCTCACCGCCATGCTGATCTCCGGCGGCGTCGCGGGCCTGACCGGCCTGCCGCTGCTGCTGGGCCAGACCCACACGTACAGCCTGGCCTTCCCGGCCGGCGTCGGCTTCACGGGCATCACCATCGCCCTGCTCGGCCGCAACCACCCGGTCGGCCTCTTCTTCGCCGCGCTGCTCGTCTCCTTCCTGGAGAAGGCGTCCGCCTCACTGGACCAGTACGGCTACCCGAAGGAGATCACCACGATCATGAAGGGCCTCATCGTGATCGCGGTGGTCGTGTCGTACGAACTCGTCCGGCAGTACGGGCTCCGCCGGCAGCAGCGGAAGGTGGGCGAGGAACTCGCCGCCCAGGCCCGCGAGAACAAGGAGGACGTGGCGGCATGA
- a CDS encoding sigma-70 family RNA polymerase sigma factor, with the protein MAETVAPEGLEARLEEYRTELTGYCYRMLGSIFEAEDAVQDTMVRAWRALDRFEGRSSLRSWLYRIATNVCTDALGAGARRARPMDLTAATPVAQAQLTARPEATWLEPVPDGRVLPQTDDPAEAALARESVRLAFVAALQRLPARQRAVLILREVLAWRASEVAELLDTSVASVNSALQRARATLAASDPARTDAADPLDEGQRELLERYVAAFEAYDMAALTALLHEDATLSMPPYDLWLRGHDDIVGWMLGVGAVCRGSRLLATVANGTPAFAHYHPDPEGGFGPWALMVVETAGGKVSGITSFLDVDRWFPLFGLPDRLEARAAGR; encoded by the coding sequence ATGGCGGAGACGGTGGCACCCGAGGGCCTGGAGGCCCGGCTGGAGGAGTACCGGACGGAGCTGACCGGCTACTGCTACCGGATGCTCGGCTCGATCTTCGAGGCGGAGGACGCCGTACAGGACACGATGGTGCGCGCCTGGCGCGCCCTCGACCGCTTCGAGGGCCGCTCGTCACTGCGCTCCTGGCTGTACCGGATCGCGACGAACGTCTGCACGGACGCGCTCGGCGCGGGCGCCCGCCGGGCCCGTCCGATGGACCTGACGGCGGCGACGCCCGTCGCACAGGCTCAGCTCACCGCCCGCCCCGAGGCCACCTGGCTGGAGCCGGTGCCCGACGGGCGGGTGCTGCCGCAGACCGACGACCCGGCGGAGGCGGCCCTGGCACGCGAGTCGGTGCGCCTGGCGTTCGTCGCGGCGCTCCAGCGCCTGCCGGCCCGGCAGCGGGCGGTGCTGATCCTGCGGGAGGTGCTCGCCTGGAGGGCGAGCGAGGTGGCCGAGCTGCTGGACACCTCGGTCGCCTCGGTGAACAGCGCGCTCCAGCGGGCCCGGGCGACGCTGGCCGCGTCGGACCCGGCGCGCACGGACGCGGCCGACCCGCTGGACGAGGGGCAGCGAGAGCTCCTGGAGCGGTACGTGGCGGCTTTCGAGGCGTACGACATGGCGGCGCTGACGGCGCTGCTCCACGAGGACGCGACGCTCTCCATGCCCCCCTACGACCTGTGGCTGCGCGGCCACGACGACATCGTGGGCTGGATGCTGGGCGTCGGCGCGGTCTGCCGGGGCTCGCGCCTGCTGGCGACGGTGGCGAACGGCACGCCGGCGTTCGCGCACTACCACCCGGATCCGGAGGGCGGGTTCGGCCCCTGGGCGCTCATGGTCGTCGAGACCGCCGGCGGGAAGGTCTCCGGAATCACGTCGTTCCTGGACGTGGACCGGTGGTTCCCGCTGTTCGGCCTCCCGGACCGCCTGGAGGCCCGAGCAGCCGGTCGGTGA
- a CDS encoding ATP-binding protein, with the protein MKQSAAKALGVAVFGAALAVSAAGSASALTDIPTGEVVETATESVPVAQTASDLSGEAGETATRAEGTLAEAAPAEAAPAEATPAEAALAEAAPVAPADTPLDPVTKLLGGLPLGGLLPVPGLG; encoded by the coding sequence ATGAAGCAGTCCGCCGCCAAGGCCCTCGGTGTCGCCGTGTTCGGCGCCGCCCTCGCCGTCTCCGCCGCCGGCAGCGCCTCCGCGCTCACCGACATCCCCACCGGCGAGGTCGTGGAGACCGCCACCGAGTCGGTACCGGTCGCGCAGACCGCCTCCGACCTGTCCGGCGAAGCGGGCGAGACCGCCACCCGAGCCGAGGGCACCCTCGCCGAAGCCGCCCCCGCCGAAGCCGCCCCCGCCGAAGCCACTCCCGCCGAAGCCGCCCTCGCCGAAGCCGCCCCCGTCGCACCGGCCGACACCCCGCTCGACCCGGTCACCAAGCTCCTCGGCGGCCTCCCCCTCGGCGGCCTCCTCCCGGTCCCCGGCCTCGGCTGA
- a CDS encoding alpha/beta hydrolase gives MAHHALVGPGRARQPRLGRAVGGSESVATVGGVVLLLPDGTPESARRASPLHRAALLPLARRLVRAGRDEGLVAHVVRYRGRGWNGADARLAADARWAVAEVVRRHGDVPVCLAGHGMGGRAALRAAGHPAVASVLALAPWLPEDDVAAEPEPVRQLVGRQVMIVHGTTDAAAHPDLSYWLAVRAKKANRSTCRFEVHSDGHALRQHHDEVVALATDFVLGSLFHRPYTRPVTDAFAAPPPLGLRMPLAAGFGRSLRS, from the coding sequence ATGGCACACCACGCACTCGTAGGTCCGGGCCGCGCCCGGCAGCCGCGCCTGGGGCGGGCCGTAGGGGGTTCGGAGTCGGTGGCGACGGTCGGCGGGGTGGTCCTCCTCCTCCCGGACGGCACGCCCGAATCGGCGCGCCGCGCCTCGCCGCTGCACCGCGCCGCACTGCTCCCGCTGGCGCGGCGCCTCGTGCGGGCGGGCCGCGACGAGGGGCTGGTCGCGCACGTGGTGCGGTACCGGGGACGCGGCTGGAACGGCGCCGACGCGCGGCTCGCGGCGGACGCCCGGTGGGCCGTCGCCGAGGTGGTGCGGCGCCACGGCGACGTACCGGTCTGCCTCGCCGGGCACGGTATGGGAGGGCGGGCCGCGCTGCGGGCGGCCGGGCACCCGGCGGTGGCGTCCGTACTGGCGCTGGCGCCGTGGCTGCCGGAGGACGACGTGGCCGCCGAGCCGGAGCCGGTCCGGCAGCTCGTGGGCCGCCAGGTGATGATCGTGCACGGGACGACCGACGCCGCCGCCCACCCCGACCTGTCGTACTGGCTGGCGGTGCGGGCGAAGAAGGCGAACCGGTCGACGTGCCGCTTCGAGGTCCACTCGGACGGGCACGCGCTGCGTCAGCACCACGACGAGGTCGTCGCGCTGGCGACCGACTTCGTGCTGGGCTCGCTCTTCCACCGCCCCTACACCCGCCCGGTCACCGACGCCTTCGCGGCGCCGCCGCCCCTGGGGCTGCGGATGCCGCTGGCGGCCGGGTTCGGCCGTTCGCTGCGGTCCTGA
- a CDS encoding VanZ family protein, protein MAVIRYRVAGLVLLSLHLVLVGWLTLRPLDVMWVTAANLEPLAGIRADLALGPVEAARRLGEALVLLAPLGVLLPLADARLDVAPWASLVRTVSAGALVSLGIELLQTAVPGRVVDVDAVLLNTAGVALAHLAVVPAFRARLRRRTGAPDRGARTGAGAGRRSFPEEGRRGGALRTEEVPQGKTPRIPRVGIAP, encoded by the coding sequence ATGGCCGTCATCCGCTACCGCGTCGCGGGGCTCGTCCTCCTCTCCCTCCATCTGGTGCTCGTGGGGTGGCTGACGCTGCGACCGCTGGACGTGATGTGGGTGACGGCGGCGAACCTGGAGCCGCTCGCCGGGATAAGGGCCGATCTGGCGCTGGGCCCGGTCGAGGCGGCGCGGCGGCTCGGCGAGGCGCTGGTGCTGCTGGCGCCGCTGGGCGTGCTGCTGCCGCTGGCGGACGCGCGGCTCGACGTGGCGCCGTGGGCGTCGCTGGTGCGGACGGTGTCCGCGGGGGCGCTGGTGTCCCTGGGGATCGAGCTGCTGCAGACGGCGGTGCCGGGCCGGGTGGTGGACGTGGACGCGGTGCTGCTGAACACGGCGGGGGTGGCGCTGGCGCACCTGGCGGTCGTGCCGGCGTTCCGGGCGCGGCTGCGGCGCAGGACGGGCGCGCCGGACCGCGGGGCGCGCACCGGTGCCGGGGCGGGCCGCCGGTCCTTCCCGGAGGAGGGGCGGCGGGGCGGCGCCCTTCGGACGGAGGAGGTCCCTCAGGGGAAGACCCCGAGGATTCCCAGGGTCGGGATCGCCCCGTAG
- a CDS encoding thymidine phosphorylase → MDAISVIRTKRDRGELTPEQIDWIIDAYTRGEVADEQMSALAMAILLNGMNRAEIARWTAAMIASGERMDFSPLSRPTADKHSTGGVGDKITLPLAPLVAACGAAVPQLSGRGLGHTGGTLDKLESIPGWRALLSNEEMLHVLDTTGAVICAAGDGLAPADKKLYALRDVTGTVEAIPLIASSIMSKKIAEGTGSLVLDVKVGSGAFMKNRDDARELASTMVGLGTDHGVRTVALLTDMSTPLGLTAGNALEVRESVEVLAGGGPADVVELTVALAREMLDAAGLKDADPARALADGSAMDVWRRMIAAQGGDPDAELPVARERHVVTAPSSGVLTRLDAYGVGVAAWRLGAGRARKEDPVQAGAGVELHAKPGDTVTAGRPLMTLHTDTPERFAYALEALEGAWDVAPAGTAFTPRPIVLDRVA, encoded by the coding sequence ATGGACGCGATCTCCGTCATCCGCACGAAGCGGGACCGGGGCGAGCTGACCCCGGAGCAGATCGACTGGATCATCGACGCGTACACGCGCGGCGAGGTCGCCGACGAACAGATGTCGGCCCTCGCGATGGCGATCCTGCTCAACGGCATGAACCGGGCGGAGATCGCCCGCTGGACCGCCGCCATGATCGCCTCGGGCGAGCGGATGGACTTCTCCCCGCTCTCCCGCCCCACCGCCGACAAGCACTCCACCGGCGGCGTCGGCGACAAGATCACGCTGCCGCTCGCGCCGCTCGTCGCCGCGTGCGGCGCCGCCGTGCCGCAGCTCAGCGGCCGGGGCCTCGGACACACCGGCGGCACCCTCGACAAGCTGGAGTCCATCCCCGGTTGGCGGGCCCTGCTCTCCAACGAGGAGATGCTGCACGTCCTCGACACGACCGGCGCCGTGATCTGCGCGGCGGGCGACGGCCTCGCCCCCGCCGACAAGAAGCTGTACGCGCTGCGCGACGTGACCGGCACGGTCGAGGCGATCCCGCTGATCGCCTCCTCGATCATGTCGAAGAAGATCGCCGAGGGGACGGGCTCGCTCGTCCTGGACGTGAAGGTCGGCTCCGGCGCCTTCATGAAGAACCGCGACGACGCCCGCGAGCTGGCCTCCACCATGGTCGGCCTGGGCACCGACCACGGCGTGCGCACGGTCGCCCTGCTCACCGACATGTCGACGCCGCTCGGCCTGACCGCGGGCAACGCCCTGGAGGTCCGCGAGTCCGTCGAGGTCCTCGCCGGCGGCGGCCCCGCCGACGTCGTCGAGCTGACCGTGGCGCTCGCCCGGGAGATGCTCGACGCGGCCGGGCTGAAGGACGCCGACCCGGCGAGGGCCCTCGCGGACGGCTCCGCGATGGACGTGTGGCGCCGCATGATCGCCGCACAGGGCGGCGACCCGGACGCCGAGCTGCCGGTCGCCCGCGAGCGGCACGTCGTCACCGCCCCCTCCTCCGGGGTCCTCACCCGTCTCGACGCGTACGGCGTCGGGGTCGCCGCCTGGCGCCTCGGCGCGGGCCGTGCCCGCAAGGAGGACCCCGTGCAGGCGGGCGCCGGTGTGGAGCTGCACGCCAAGCCGGGCGACACGGTCACCGCCGGCCGGCCGCTGATGACGCTGCACACGGACACCCCGGAGAGGTTCGCCTACGCCCTGGAGGCCCTGGAGGGCGCCTGGGACGTCGCCCCGGCGGGCACCGCCTTCACGCCGCGGCCGATCGTCCTCGACCGCGTCGCCTGA